From one Candidatus Chlorobium masyuteum genomic stretch:
- the scpB gene encoding SMC-Scp complex subunit ScpB produces the protein MHNPDQQFQQQIEALIFASEEAVTIQTIRQITGREFDSAGLQIIIDQLNSEYEFTGRTFRIHRIAGGYRFLSTPEFADTIKKLLAPKIQRRLSRSILEVLAVIAYNQPVTRAEIQQIRGVSPEYALDRLLHRGFIEVRGRADTPGKPLQYGTTKDFLDLFHLSSLKDLPKLREIREILQENEEQEYLARPDGQENVLSD, from the coding sequence GTGCATAATCCGGACCAACAGTTTCAGCAGCAGATCGAGGCACTCATTTTTGCCTCTGAAGAGGCCGTTACCATTCAGACCATTCGGCAGATTACCGGCAGGGAGTTTGATTCGGCAGGGTTGCAGATAATTATTGATCAGCTCAACTCCGAGTACGAGTTTACAGGAAGGACATTTCGCATTCACCGGATTGCCGGTGGTTATCGATTTCTTTCAACTCCCGAGTTTGCTGATACGATAAAAAAACTGCTTGCCCCGAAAATTCAGAGACGGCTTTCCCGATCAATTCTTGAAGTTCTTGCCGTTATTGCCTATAATCAGCCGGTGACCCGAGCAGAGATTCAGCAGATCAGAGGGGTGAGTCCGGAATATGCACTGGATCGGCTGCTGCATCGGGGATTCATTGAGGTTCGCGGCAGGGCGGACACTCCGGGCAAACCGCTGCAATACGGAACAACCAAAGATTTTCTGGATCTCTTTCACCTCTCATCATTAAAGGATCTGCCGAAGCTGCGCGAGATCCGTGAAATTCTTCAGGAGAACGAGGAGCAGGAGTATCTTGCCCGGCCTGACGGGCAGGAAAACGTTTTATCCGATTAA
- a CDS encoding pseudouridine synthase — MKNSTKSEEVRINRFLALCGIASRRAADQLVLEGRVMVNGTVITQPGTKVNPDKDEVIVDGQKYAQPESRKVYILFNKPRNVISTSSDEKSREMVLDYIDVKERVFPVGRLDRKTTGLILLTNDGMLANKLMHPSSNVKKEYIAVLGEKFPASMLPQLTGGMRLKDTGEKVRPCRAKLLEEGLQVLLSIHEGKNHQVRRMFETLGYEVKRLERVAYAGLTIGELRRGEWRYLSRNEVRELYKLAESP; from the coding sequence ATGAAAAACAGTACGAAAAGTGAAGAGGTCAGAATTAACCGCTTTCTGGCTTTATGCGGAATCGCATCCAGAAGGGCTGCCGACCAGCTTGTTCTGGAGGGGCGCGTTATGGTAAATGGTACCGTGATTACCCAGCCCGGCACAAAGGTTAACCCCGACAAGGATGAGGTTATTGTGGATGGCCAGAAGTATGCACAGCCCGAGAGCAGAAAGGTCTATATCCTTTTCAATAAGCCCCGGAACGTCATCTCCACAAGCAGTGATGAGAAGAGCCGGGAGATGGTTCTTGATTACATTGATGTCAAGGAGCGGGTTTTTCCGGTAGGTCGTCTTGACCGAAAGACTACCGGTCTGATTCTTTTGACCAACGACGGAATGCTGGCCAATAAACTCATGCACCCTTCGTCAAACGTAAAAAAAGAGTATATTGCGGTATTGGGAGAGAAATTCCCGGCAAGCATGCTGCCTCAGCTGACCGGAGGCATGCGCCTGAAGGATACCGGTGAAAAGGTCCGCCCGTGCAGGGCGAAACTGCTTGAAGAGGGCCTGCAGGTACTTTTGAGTATTCACGAGGGGAAAAATCATCAGGTCAGGAGAATGTTCGAGACCCTCGGTTATGAAGTTAAAAGGCTTGAACGGGTGGCTTATGCAGGGTTGACTATCGGCGAACTTCGCAGGGGAGAGTGGCGCTATCTGAGTCGCAATGAGGTACGGGAGCTCTATAAACTTGCGGAAAGCCCCTGA
- a CDS encoding diacylglycerol/polyprenol kinase family protein: MAPVNKEEIDRLELRYEVARKAIHLSSLSIPVIYYFITRELALLLLLPLFAGFFLVDLLKNFVPPVSKWYHKTFDSMLRTHEIKGEKNHLNGATCITMSALLLVLFFPKIIAIAAFSMVAVSDTLAAIIGKAFGKHRFGQKSIEGSMAFFLSALMIMKLIPEINPGIGFAMALVATVTESFVLRIGSFRIDDNLSIPLVSATFGTLCYMLFLPGTLAFFSIGL, encoded by the coding sequence ATGGCACCTGTTAACAAGGAAGAAATCGACCGGCTTGAACTTCGTTATGAAGTCGCACGCAAAGCTATTCACCTCTCCTCCCTCTCCATACCGGTGATCTACTATTTTATCACCAGGGAGCTTGCACTTCTTTTGCTTCTGCCGCTTTTTGCCGGCTTCTTTCTGGTCGATCTCCTGAAAAATTTTGTACCACCGGTATCGAAATGGTATCACAAAACGTTTGACTCCATGCTGAGAACGCATGAGATCAAGGGAGAAAAAAACCATCTGAACGGGGCAACCTGCATTACCATGTCGGCACTGCTTCTGGTTCTTTTTTTTCCAAAAATCATAGCCATAGCCGCATTTTCAATGGTTGCCGTCTCCGATACCCTTGCGGCCATTATCGGAAAAGCTTTCGGAAAACACCGGTTCGGCCAGAAAAGCATTGAAGGAAGTATGGCTTTTTTTCTCTCTGCTCTTATGATCATGAAGCTCATTCCCGAGATCAATCCCGGTATCGGATTTGCCATGGCTTTAGTGGCAACGGTAACAGAGTCTTTTGTTCTGCGGATTGGCAGTTTCAGAATTGATGATAACCTTTCCATACCTCTTGTCAGCGCAACATTCGGAACGCTCTGCTATATGCTCTTTCTGCCGGGAACGTTGGCATTTTTTTCCATCGGCCTTTAG
- the hisA gene encoding 1-(5-phosphoribosyl)-5-[(5-phosphoribosylamino)methylideneamino]imidazole-4-carboxamide isomerase: protein MLIIPAIDIKEGKCVRLTRGDFNQKKIYLDNPRDMAIIWRKQNAKMLHIVDLDAALTGEMTNFEKIREIVTDLDIPVQVGGGIRSVDAVKRYLDIGVSRVVIGSAAVTDPKLVERLMKIYRPSQIVVGIDAENGIPKIKGWTESSGLKDFDLALRMKSMGIERVIYTDISRDGMMQGFGYESTKRFAERAGMKITASGGVTNAEDMKRLIELQPYGVDSVIIGKALYECNFPCQELWYAFEEGITLDHNFSTARKK, encoded by the coding sequence ATGTTGATCATTCCAGCCATAGATATCAAAGAGGGCAAGTGTGTCCGGCTTACCCGAGGTGACTTTAACCAGAAAAAAATCTATCTCGACAATCCCCGCGACATGGCGATTATCTGGCGCAAGCAGAATGCCAAGATGCTCCATATCGTCGATCTTGATGCCGCCCTTACCGGTGAGATGACCAATTTCGAAAAGATCCGCGAAATTGTTACCGATCTTGACATTCCTGTTCAGGTTGGCGGAGGTATCCGTTCTGTCGATGCTGTAAAGCGTTACCTTGATATCGGCGTCAGCCGGGTGGTTATCGGTTCAGCAGCAGTTACCGACCCTAAACTGGTTGAGAGGCTGATGAAGATATACCGGCCATCCCAGATAGTTGTCGGCATTGATGCTGAAAACGGCATCCCGAAAATCAAGGGCTGGACGGAGAGCAGCGGCCTTAAAGATTTTGATCTCGCTCTTCGGATGAAGTCGATGGGCATTGAGCGGGTGATCTATACCGACATCTCCCGTGACGGCATGATGCAGGGATTCGGATATGAAAGTACCAAAAGGTTTGCCGAGCGGGCAGGAATGAAAATTACTGCTTCCGGAGGTGTAACCAATGCCGAAGATATGAAGCGGCTTATTGAGTTGCAGCCATACGGCGTTGATTCGGTTATTATCGGCAAGGCGCTCTACGAATGCAATTTCCCCTGCCAGGAGTTGTGGTATGCCTTTGAAGAGGGCATTACTCTGGATCACAATTTTTCGACAGCCCGGAAAAAATAG
- the pabB gene encoding aminodeoxychorismate synthase component I, whose translation MFYKKKSLLLCSDGKGIATLEQLAALLSRDGSIWLESAFCNGDEGGARLFYDPLEIVELNSLSDIKPFFRRLEKKLDEGFFVAGLMSYEAGYGFEPAIFPDREANLPPSPLAWFGVYREPCRLSAEQVAQLFSESAGPGEAAALSDLTFNLSGEQYTTTIRNIREEIAAGNLYQVNFTGRYRFSFDGEVPLLFSRLRSLQPSSYTAWLNYRERITLSFSPELFFRRSGPVIETMPMKGTAPRGSSGEEDKTLRERLALCPKNRAENLMIVDLLRNDLGRICRPGSVETGGLFVTETWPTLHQMVSTIRGEEREDVGLYELFRALYPSGSITGAPKIKAMKVIQSLEPDPRGVYTGTIGYITPERDMLFNVAIRTLELSGTEGVYGSGSGIVWDSDPEEEYRECRLKAKILQASMNRDMLLFESLLWAGRYLWLDEHLDRMEASASALGFLFDRRSARTLLGRLEAELSLSGNRFKVRLNLCAEGVFSAVHEPVAQHTLAGPVRLALAAHPADSSEPLRYHKTTERELYDGYFALARKKGFDEVLFLNERKEVTEGAISTIFIRKGKQFFTPPIQSGILNGIFRSYFLTTRPCSGEKVLTLKDLRDADMVYIANSVRGLRPAVFNGDEILLQTKG comes from the coding sequence ATGTTTTACAAAAAAAAATCACTATTGCTGTGCTCTGACGGCAAAGGGATTGCCACTCTCGAGCAACTTGCCGCTCTGTTGTCAAGGGATGGTTCGATCTGGCTGGAATCCGCTTTCTGTAATGGAGATGAGGGCGGGGCGCGGCTTTTTTACGATCCGCTGGAGATTGTAGAACTCAACTCACTTTCGGATATCAAACCCTTTTTCAGAAGGCTCGAAAAAAAACTTGATGAAGGTTTTTTTGTCGCAGGCTTGATGAGTTATGAGGCTGGGTACGGGTTTGAACCGGCAATTTTTCCCGACCGGGAAGCAAACCTCCCCCCATCCCCATTGGCCTGGTTCGGTGTCTACCGGGAGCCCTGTCGTCTATCTGCCGAACAGGTAGCGCAGCTCTTTTCTGAATCTGCCGGGCCGGGTGAGGCTGCCGCCCTTTCTGATCTCACCTTCAATCTTTCAGGGGAGCAGTATACCACCACAATCCGCAATATCCGGGAGGAGATAGCCGCAGGAAATCTCTATCAGGTGAACTTTACCGGACGTTATCGATTCTCTTTCGATGGGGAGGTTCCGCTGCTTTTTTCCCGTTTGCGATCCTTGCAGCCCTCATCATATACCGCATGGCTCAATTATCGGGAGCGCATCACTCTCTCTTTTTCACCCGAGCTGTTTTTCAGGCGGAGCGGCCCGGTTATTGAAACCATGCCGATGAAGGGTACCGCTCCGAGGGGCAGCTCCGGGGAGGAGGACAAAACCCTCAGAGAGCGGCTTGCACTTTGTCCGAAAAACAGGGCGGAGAATCTCATGATTGTTGATCTCCTGCGCAACGATCTCGGACGGATATGCCGGCCGGGTTCGGTTGAGACCGGTGGACTCTTTGTGACCGAAACATGGCCGACCCTTCATCAGATGGTTTCAACTATTCGTGGTGAAGAGCGAGAGGATGTCGGGTTGTATGAGCTTTTCAGGGCACTCTACCCTTCAGGATCAATAACCGGAGCGCCCAAAATCAAGGCGATGAAAGTGATCCAATCCCTTGAGCCGGATCCAAGGGGAGTCTACACCGGAACGATCGGTTATATCACTCCGGAGCGGGATATGCTTTTTAATGTGGCGATCCGTACGCTTGAACTTTCCGGAACAGAAGGCGTATATGGTTCCGGCAGCGGAATTGTCTGGGATTCCGATCCGGAAGAGGAGTACCGCGAGTGCAGGCTAAAGGCGAAAATTCTTCAGGCCTCCATGAACAGGGATATGCTGCTGTTTGAAAGCCTGTTATGGGCCGGACGCTATCTCTGGCTTGATGAGCACCTTGATCGAATGGAAGCATCGGCAAGTGCGCTCGGGTTTCTTTTTGACCGGAGATCGGCACGTACATTGCTCGGCAGGCTTGAAGCGGAGTTATCCCTATCCGGCAACCGCTTCAAGGTACGGCTCAATCTATGCGCCGAAGGAGTGTTCAGCGCCGTTCATGAGCCGGTTGCACAGCATACTCTGGCGGGGCCGGTACGTCTCGCTCTTGCCGCACACCCCGCAGACTCCTCAGAGCCTCTGCGCTACCATAAAACCACGGAAAGAGAGCTCTATGACGGCTATTTTGCTCTTGCCCGGAAAAAGGGCTTTGATGAAGTACTCTTTCTTAATGAGCGAAAAGAGGTCACTGAAGGAGCAATCAGCACTATTTTTATCCGAAAAGGAAAGCAGTTCTTTACTCCTCCGATTCAATCAGGGATTTTGAACGGTATTTTTCGCAGCTACTTTCTCACTACCCGACCATGTTCCGGTGAAAAAGTACTCACGCTCAAGGATCTGAGGGATGCTGATATGGTCTATATCGCAAATTCAGTTCGCGGTTTGAGACCTGCGGTTTTCAATGGCGATGAAATTCTCTTGCAGACGAAGGGTTGA
- a CDS encoding Ppx/GppA phosphatase family protein — protein MTNEKIRVAAIDLGTNSFHMIIVEESKGKGIVEIDRVKDMLCIGKGSISTKMLDEEAMLSGIATLRKFLVLATHHGVASENVIAFATSAIREAKNQGDFLRRIREETGIKVKVISGREEAEFIYYGVRNAVKIGETPDLLFDIGGGSVEFVIADQQGVRLLESRKIGVARMRERFVLSDPIDSGDIKLLEQFFAAEMVSAVNRAAELNVSRAIASSGTAQNIARMIRSVNGLESEVSLNNSAFTREEFLGLYHRVLPLNAVKRRKMTGLDEKRVDLIVPGLILVDMIFRLFNIEEIVISDYALREGMVLHYLRHRLESEIHEGMIPGQDIRRESVYELGFRCDWNQGHAEQVAGLSLQLFDTLAAQHQLEAPYRELLEYASLLHNIGTFISISSHHKHSQYIIMNGELRGFSPSEIEIIGHVARFHRKSPPSEKNMAYSMLKPKHKRAVDVLSGILRLANGLERGHRQNVESIEAEEKGKGITLYLKTRVEPEIEIWAADQLKPWLENVLQKKITIAVL, from the coding sequence ATGACGAATGAAAAAATCAGGGTAGCCGCTATTGATCTCGGCACCAACTCTTTCCACATGATTATTGTTGAAGAGAGCAAGGGGAAGGGAATTGTTGAGATTGACCGGGTCAAGGATATGCTCTGTATTGGAAAAGGCAGTATCTCAACGAAAATGCTCGATGAAGAGGCTATGCTTTCGGGTATTGCTACTCTCAGGAAGTTTCTTGTACTGGCCACTCATCATGGCGTTGCATCCGAGAACGTTATTGCCTTTGCTACCAGTGCCATTCGGGAAGCTAAAAATCAGGGTGATTTTCTCCGGCGTATCAGGGAGGAAACGGGTATAAAGGTTAAAGTCATCTCCGGCAGGGAAGAGGCTGAATTTATCTATTACGGGGTACGTAACGCCGTGAAGATTGGTGAAACTCCGGATCTTCTCTTTGATATTGGTGGCGGTTCCGTTGAATTTGTCATTGCTGATCAGCAGGGTGTACGGCTGCTTGAGAGCCGTAAAATAGGCGTTGCCAGAATGCGTGAGCGGTTTGTTCTCTCAGACCCGATTGATTCCGGCGATATCAAACTGCTTGAACAGTTTTTTGCAGCAGAGATGGTCTCTGCCGTCAACAGAGCGGCTGAACTGAATGTATCCAGAGCCATTGCATCCTCGGGAACAGCCCAGAATATTGCCCGCATGATCCGCTCGGTGAACGGTCTTGAGAGCGAAGTATCACTGAACAACAGCGCCTTTACCAGGGAGGAGTTTCTTGGACTCTACCACAGAGTGCTGCCGCTCAACGCCGTCAAAAGGCGAAAAATGACCGGCCTTGATGAAAAGAGGGTTGATCTGATTGTGCCGGGTCTGATTCTTGTTGATATGATTTTCAGACTGTTCAATATTGAAGAGATTGTCATATCCGATTATGCTCTTCGTGAGGGGATGGTTCTGCACTATCTCAGGCATCGCCTGGAGAGCGAAATTCATGAGGGTATGATTCCGGGACAGGATATCAGAAGGGAGAGCGTTTATGAACTCGGCTTCCGATGTGACTGGAACCAGGGGCATGCCGAGCAGGTGGCAGGACTCTCTTTGCAACTGTTTGATACGCTTGCCGCTCAGCACCAGCTTGAGGCGCCATACCGTGAACTTCTGGAGTACGCATCGCTGCTTCATAATATCGGGACCTTTATCTCCATCTCTTCGCATCACAAGCACAGCCAGTATATCATCATGAACGGGGAGTTGCGCGGGTTTTCCCCTTCGGAAATCGAGATTATCGGCCATGTTGCCCGTTTCCATCGCAAATCCCCTCCTTCCGAAAAGAACATGGCTTACAGTATGCTCAAGCCGAAACACAAGCGTGCCGTTGATGTGCTTTCAGGTATTCTCCGTCTTGCCAATGGACTTGAGCGGGGGCATCGCCAGAATGTAGAGTCGATTGAAGCAGAAGAGAAGGGCAAGGGGATTACGCTCTACCTGAAAACCCGTGTTGAGCCCGAAATTGAAATCTGGGCCGCCGACCAGCTCAAACCATGGCTGGAAAATGTTTTACAAAAAAAAATCACTATTGCTGTGCTCTGA
- a CDS encoding sulfide/dihydroorotate dehydrogenase-like FAD/NAD-binding protein, which yields MYKIISSVFLAENIKKIEIEAPRIAKKRKAGQFVMIRVGQTGERVPLTIAGSDPEKGTITIIVQGMGKSTKELNSKEAGDTISDIVGPLGTPSHIEKFGTAVSIGGGVGTAIAYPTAVALKEGGNYVITINGARSKDLVILEDEMNAVSDEAYITTDDGSYGFHGFVTQKLQQLIDSGKKIDYVLAIGPIPMMRAIAEVTRPYNIKTMVSLNPIMVDGTGMCGGCRVTVGNEIKFACVDGPEFDAHQVDFKNLTDRNKLYLPEEKQSAETFAHQCNLNKLG from the coding sequence ATGTATAAAATCATCTCCTCAGTTTTTTTAGCGGAAAATATCAAAAAAATTGAAATTGAGGCCCCTCGGATCGCCAAAAAAAGAAAAGCCGGCCAGTTCGTCATGATCAGGGTCGGCCAGACCGGTGAAAGAGTGCCTCTTACCATTGCGGGATCTGATCCTGAAAAAGGAACCATTACCATCATTGTCCAGGGAATGGGTAAATCCACAAAAGAGCTGAACAGCAAAGAGGCTGGAGATACCATCAGTGATATCGTCGGACCACTCGGCACACCGTCGCATATCGAGAAATTCGGTACTGCCGTCAGCATCGGCGGAGGTGTAGGCACCGCCATTGCCTATCCGACGGCTGTAGCACTCAAGGAGGGCGGCAATTATGTCATCACCATCAACGGTGCACGATCAAAAGATCTGGTTATCCTTGAAGATGAGATGAATGCGGTCAGTGATGAAGCATACATTACAACCGATGACGGCTCATACGGCTTTCACGGCTTTGTCACCCAGAAACTCCAGCAGCTTATTGACTCGGGTAAAAAAATTGATTACGTACTTGCTATAGGCCCGATTCCGATGATGCGGGCGATTGCTGAAGTGACCCGCCCCTACAACATCAAGACCATGGTGAGCCTTAACCCTATTATGGTTGACGGCACCGGCATGTGCGGCGGCTGCAGGGTTACCGTGGGCAACGAGATCAAATTTGCCTGTGTTGACGGCCCCGAATTCGACGCACATCAGGTTGATTTTAAAAATCTTACTGACCGCAACAAACTCTACCTGCCGGAAGAGAAGCAGTCGGCCGAGACCTTTGCCCACCAGTGCAATCTCAACAAGCTGGGCTGA
- the hisH gene encoding imidazole glycerol phosphate synthase subunit HisH has translation MLFIADYGAGNLRSVQKAFDFLGVRAMVSSDPRKLAGCSKVVLPGVGAFGQAIETLNRSGFSEAILEHVDKGGQLLGICLGMQLLLSDSEEMGAYRGLNLVPGNVLHFRSETDKIPQIGWNSVDQQKESVLFRGVADHTFFYFVHSFYCQPEDGDSIAATTWFAGKNFCSAIEKNGIFAVQFHPEKSSDAGLQVLKNFAEC, from the coding sequence ATGCTCTTTATTGCTGATTATGGTGCAGGTAACCTTCGTTCTGTCCAGAAGGCATTTGATTTTCTCGGAGTCAGGGCCATGGTCAGCAGCGATCCGCGGAAGCTCGCCGGCTGCAGCAAGGTTGTTCTGCCCGGTGTCGGTGCGTTTGGCCAGGCGATAGAGACGCTCAACAGGAGCGGTTTCAGTGAGGCAATTCTGGAGCATGTCGACAAAGGGGGTCAGCTTCTCGGCATCTGCCTGGGTATGCAGCTTCTTCTTTCAGACAGTGAGGAGATGGGGGCCTACAGGGGATTGAACCTTGTGCCCGGAAACGTGCTGCATTTCAGGAGCGAAACCGATAAAATTCCCCAGATTGGATGGAACTCTGTTGATCAGCAGAAGGAGAGTGTGCTGTTCCGGGGAGTTGCGGACCACACCTTTTTCTACTTTGTCCACTCGTTCTACTGCCAGCCGGAAGATGGTGATTCAATTGCCGCGACGACCTGGTTTGCAGGAAAAAATTTTTGTTCGGCGATTGAAAAAAATGGTATTTTTGCAGTTCAGTTTCATCCGGAAAAAAGTTCCGATGCAGGCTTGCAGGTGCTGAAAAACTTTGCCGAATGCTAA
- a CDS encoding ComEA family DNA-binding protein, protein MKFQIPLQKHHAMRVMMFIPLFLLHTVFSRPGFSSGNDLQELIDKAESEGNIERLIEVIEELKKNRISLNDADASELRQLPWLTASDVNAILARRRQKGAFLLAEELEPVIGQEKTAAIAPYIFVKAVRSRRKIEQREGFKGTLYSRFFQETTERAGVSNGNYRGGNSKLYNRMQLSVPRVNASIVQEKDIGEADLADYTSVSINLHDAGIIKSAVLGNYTLNVGQGLLIGQGRYFSKGSDPAGSVRLSSKILQPYASSSEYGFFQGGAATLKLDPLEITQFYSINRVDARINSSGLISSFDEAGYHRTELEESRKDNVTETAVGANLRYHFNTGSFRGLIGGSMLYYSYSEPIAQLDPDGTGSRISSSSIYSLETDCSLGKVSLFGETAFSERPADLSWTAGLEYELLRGVTTVAALRRYGEHYFSPFAGAFAERGSGASNEDGYYFGISAELSKRVTLGACYDRFTFPSLSGDSDYPFSSTGHDLRGFASWKAFSPVTLNLQLQEKYKEEARLQSPQGSSGVWTALPVKTSRARLDCEISPSRRIRFRSRGEVKKIVNRFLAGDETFYGWLVYQQMHVETGRLVFKGRFTLFNTQDYDAALYAAEDDLPLTSSLGVYDGRGKSLYLVALWQVMKQMKLGARFEKSWYSDRTVYSSGYDLRATSAPGSIHLGCMLSF, encoded by the coding sequence ATGAAATTTCAGATACCTCTTCAGAAACATCATGCCATGAGGGTTATGATGTTTATTCCCCTTTTTCTTCTTCACACTGTTTTCTCCCGCCCCGGTTTCAGTTCCGGCAATGATCTTCAGGAGCTCATCGACAAGGCCGAATCCGAAGGCAATATCGAGCGCCTGATTGAGGTGATTGAAGAGCTGAAAAAAAACCGAATCTCTCTTAATGATGCCGACGCGAGTGAACTTCGTCAGTTGCCATGGTTGACGGCGTCCGACGTCAATGCTATTCTTGCCCGTCGCCGACAGAAAGGAGCGTTTCTTCTTGCTGAGGAGCTTGAGCCTGTTATCGGACAAGAGAAAACCGCTGCTATTGCGCCCTATATTTTTGTAAAAGCAGTACGTTCGAGGCGTAAAATCGAACAGAGAGAGGGATTTAAAGGAACACTGTACAGTCGTTTTTTTCAGGAGACAACCGAGAGGGCAGGAGTTAGTAACGGTAATTACCGTGGAGGGAACAGCAAACTCTACAACCGGATGCAACTCTCAGTCCCCCGTGTCAACGCCAGTATCGTTCAGGAAAAAGATATAGGAGAAGCGGACCTTGCTGATTATACCTCAGTAAGTATCAATCTGCACGATGCCGGGATTATTAAGAGTGCTGTTCTCGGCAACTATACACTCAATGTCGGCCAGGGGCTGCTCATCGGCCAGGGGCGGTATTTTTCAAAAGGGTCCGATCCTGCAGGAAGTGTCAGGCTGTCGTCAAAAATTTTGCAGCCCTATGCTTCGAGTTCAGAATACGGTTTCTTTCAGGGGGGCGCGGCGACCCTGAAGCTTGATCCATTGGAGATAACCCAGTTTTACTCGATAAACCGGGTTGATGCACGTATCAACAGCTCCGGCCTTATCTCCAGTTTTGATGAAGCGGGCTATCATCGTACCGAACTTGAGGAGAGCCGCAAGGATAATGTCACTGAAACCGCTGTTGGAGCAAACCTGCGCTATCACTTTAATACAGGGAGTTTTCGTGGTCTTATAGGAGGCAGCATGCTCTACTACAGCTACTCCGAACCGATTGCACAGCTTGATCCTGATGGAACGGGCTCAAGGATCTCCTCGTCGAGCATCTACAGTCTTGAAACTGATTGCTCACTGGGAAAGGTATCTCTTTTTGGAGAGACAGCTTTTTCTGAACGTCCTGCAGATCTCTCCTGGACGGCGGGTCTGGAGTATGAGTTGCTCCGGGGAGTCACTACGGTGGCAGCGTTGCGGCGCTATGGTGAGCATTACTTTTCTCCTTTTGCCGGTGCATTCGCTGAAAGGGGCAGCGGTGCTTCAAACGAGGATGGATACTATTTTGGAATCAGTGCCGAGCTCAGCAAGCGGGTTACTCTCGGAGCCTGTTATGATCGCTTTACCTTTCCATCTCTGAGTGGTGATTCGGATTATCCCTTCTCTTCCACCGGACATGACCTGAGAGGGTTTGCTTCATGGAAGGCTTTTTCGCCCGTAACCCTGAACCTGCAGCTTCAGGAGAAGTATAAGGAGGAGGCTCGTCTCCAGAGTCCGCAAGGATCATCCGGTGTCTGGACAGCACTTCCTGTCAAAACAAGCCGGGCACGGCTTGATTGTGAAATCAGCCCCTCTCGACGCATCAGGTTCAGGAGCCGGGGAGAGGTTAAAAAAATAGTGAACAGGTTTCTTGCCGGAGATGAAACATTTTATGGATGGCTGGTTTATCAACAGATGCATGTTGAAACCGGCCGTTTGGTCTTCAAGGGGCGGTTTACTCTTTTTAATACTCAAGATTATGATGCGGCACTCTATGCAGCCGAAGATGATCTTCCGCTGACCTCCAGCCTCGGGGTTTATGACGGGCGGGGAAAATCCCTCTATTTAGTAGCGCTGTGGCAGGTTATGAAACAGATGAAGCTGGGGGCAAGATTCGAGAAGAGCTGGTATTCAGACCGTACGGTTTACAGCAGCGGGTACGACCTTCGTGCGACCAGTGCTCCGGGGTCAATCCACCTTGGATGCATGCTCTCATTTTGA
- a CDS encoding L-threonylcarbamoyladenylate synthase, with translation MQTILTDSTEEAARILNSGCVVAFPTETVYGLGACICHPEAIGKIFQAKGRPGDNPLIVHIYNLKQLYDVASEINESAEKLIERFFPGPLTLVLKKKQSVPDIVTAGLDTVGVRCPANPVAREFLRLACGPVAAPSANISGLPSSTSWQSVFNDLDGRISCILKGEESPIGLESTIVDCSGPSPVLLRAGAITFEALQKVVPGITLNTGTGKESRPKSPGLKYLHYAPKASIVLCTPLDPITAAPDSAYIGIAPPPEGVRVARHCISPEEYGRELFRFFRLCDAEGIRVIYCELPSPEGLGRAIRDRLTRAAGKESG, from the coding sequence ATGCAGACCATCCTCACTGACTCAACTGAAGAAGCCGCCCGCATTCTGAATTCGGGATGTGTAGTGGCCTTTCCGACGGAAACCGTTTACGGTCTTGGCGCCTGTATCTGCCATCCGGAAGCGATTGGAAAAATCTTTCAGGCCAAGGGCCGGCCGGGTGACAACCCCCTGATCGTGCATATATACAACCTCAAACAGCTTTATGATGTAGCCTCAGAGATCAATGAAAGCGCCGAAAAACTTATTGAACGTTTTTTTCCCGGTCCACTGACTCTCGTACTTAAAAAAAAGCAATCCGTCCCCGACATCGTCACAGCAGGTCTCGATACCGTAGGGGTGCGCTGCCCGGCTAATCCGGTTGCAAGGGAGTTTCTTCGACTCGCCTGCGGCCCTGTAGCCGCTCCTTCAGCAAACATCTCCGGTCTCCCAAGTTCTACAAGCTGGCAGTCCGTTTTCAATGATCTTGACGGAAGGATTTCATGCATCCTGAAGGGAGAAGAGAGCCCCATCGGACTGGAATCGACCATTGTTGACTGTTCGGGACCCTCCCCTGTCCTGCTACGGGCCGGAGCTATAACGTTTGAAGCGTTGCAGAAGGTTGTTCCAGGCATCACTCTGAATACCGGAACCGGAAAAGAGAGCCGCCCAAAAAGCCCCGGATTGAAATATCTGCACTATGCGCCAAAAGCATCAATAGTACTTTGCACTCCGCTTGACCCGATAACTGCCGCACCGGATTCAGCCTATATAGGCATAGCACCTCCACCCGAAGGAGTAAGGGTTGCCAGGCACTGCATCAGTCCGGAAGAGTATGGCAGGGAACTGTTCCGTTTTTTCCGGTTGTGTGATGCCGAAGGAATCAGGGTGATCTACTGTGAACTCCCTTCGCCGGAAGGCCTGGGCCGGGCAATCAGGGACCGGCTTACCAGAGCTGCCGGCAAGGAATCAGGGTAG